A single genomic interval of Rosistilla ulvae harbors:
- a CDS encoding helix-turn-helix domain-containing protein: protein MANKFIPLEEAAQLLGVPTEKLVEMRSSGDVRAFKDGASWKFPKDEIDRLLADGIEGDSGIYTGFGISDDEGSAILVDEQGAGSGSRIIGGNSSPADDGDLEIGGEPEGQGSDVALVARSNDDAGSDSDVQIIANELKIDSDDLVTDSGAGGDVLDSFEESAAEKISLSLADDSMGDLELATSGHSPVEDDEVDLSIDLSLAGDSPSDGGDIDLSLADDAASDGGDIDLSLSEPATGESDLDLTFEQDYDDVAGSGQGDSAIHPPKISLGADSDVDDPLGDLGLMEDSDDEIDLSDSPAIKTPQRKSGNDVLSELDLLGVDQGGSGSLISGDSEPSLLGDLDMESALSDISDIDDALNDDDDLVISGDDDDLVLGGAGSDISVVGDSGINLMSPSDSGLSLESEPLDLAGSSISALDLGGDGSGVTPGSGPGSSGRSAGGSGSLVDFKADEEFQLSPSGIGLEADDDSASQVIEVEESDAFGAAMDLGDAGFVDPSTGDGRGWADRNELLADDAEGIDEAGLVADGVEEDLIVANAPVPQAAAVAPGYEVPFSIWNVSALAGILVMMSVGGMMTTDLVRNLWTYSETTSPISSLTETILSALGMNG from the coding sequence ATGGCAAACAAATTCATCCCCCTCGAAGAAGCCGCACAGCTGTTGGGCGTTCCAACCGAAAAGCTGGTTGAAATGCGTTCAAGTGGAGATGTCCGTGCCTTTAAGGATGGAGCCAGTTGGAAGTTCCCCAAGGATGAGATCGACCGCCTGTTGGCCGATGGGATCGAAGGCGATTCGGGGATCTACACCGGCTTTGGTATCAGCGACGACGAAGGCTCGGCGATCTTGGTTGACGAGCAAGGAGCCGGATCGGGCAGTCGAATCATCGGCGGAAACAGCTCGCCAGCAGACGACGGCGACCTCGAAATCGGCGGTGAACCCGAAGGGCAGGGGAGCGACGTTGCCCTAGTTGCTCGATCCAACGACGATGCCGGCAGCGACAGCGATGTGCAAATCATCGCCAACGAGCTGAAGATCGACAGCGACGACCTGGTTACCGACAGCGGAGCGGGGGGCGACGTCCTCGATTCCTTCGAAGAGAGCGCTGCCGAAAAAATAAGCTTGAGCCTAGCCGACGATTCGATGGGCGATCTGGAATTGGCTACCTCGGGGCATTCTCCCGTCGAGGACGACGAAGTTGATCTGAGTATCGACCTGAGTCTCGCGGGTGACAGTCCTTCCGATGGAGGGGACATCGATCTCAGTCTTGCCGACGACGCTGCTAGCGATGGTGGTGATATCGATCTTTCGCTATCGGAACCTGCGACGGGTGAAAGCGATCTAGACCTCACGTTTGAACAGGACTACGACGACGTGGCCGGATCGGGACAGGGGGACAGCGCCATCCATCCACCCAAGATCTCGCTTGGAGCGGACAGCGATGTCGACGACCCGTTGGGCGATCTGGGCTTGATGGAAGATAGCGATGACGAAATCGATCTCTCCGATTCACCAGCAATAAAAACTCCCCAACGCAAATCTGGCAACGACGTCCTCTCCGAACTCGACCTCTTGGGCGTCGACCAAGGCGGCTCGGGCAGCCTGATCAGCGGCGACAGCGAACCTTCGCTGCTGGGCGATCTGGACATGGAATCGGCTCTTTCGGATATCTCCGATATCGATGACGCCCTAAACGACGACGATGATCTGGTCATCTCCGGCGACGACGACGACCTGGTTCTCGGCGGTGCGGGTAGCGACATTTCGGTCGTCGGCGACAGCGGCATCAATTTGATGAGCCCTTCGGACAGCGGCCTGTCGCTGGAAAGCGAACCGTTGGATCTGGCCGGATCGAGCATTTCGGCGTTGGATCTCGGCGGCGACGGCAGCGGCGTGACTCCCGGTTCGGGACCTGGCAGCAGCGGTCGATCGGCCGGCGGCAGCGGATCGCTTGTCGATTTTAAAGCGGACGAAGAGTTTCAGCTTTCGCCGTCGGGTATCGGCCTGGAAGCCGACGACGACAGCGCTTCGCAAGTGATCGAAGTCGAAGAATCGGACGCCTTTGGTGCCGCGATGGATCTCGGCGATGCGGGCTTTGTCGACCCTAGCACCGGCGATGGCCGCGGTTGGGCCGACCGGAATGAATTGCTAGCGGACGACGCCGAAGGGATCGACGAAGCCGGTCTCGTGGCCGATGGCGTGGAAGAGGATCTGATCGTCGCCAACGCTCCGGTGCCTCAAGCCGCCGCAGTGGCTCCTGGATACGAAGTCCCCTTCTCGATCTGGAATGTTTCCGCCTTGGCTGGCATCCTGGTGATGATGAGCGTCGGCGGGATGATGACGACCGATCTGGTCCGCAATCTCTGGACCTACAGCGAAACGACGAGCCCGATCAGTTCGTTGACCGAAACGATCTTGAGCGCATTGGGCATGAACGGCTAA
- a CDS encoding HD domain-containing protein codes for MASPKLRYAIAWEAARLLYDHEESEYYRAKLKAARRVQKSWVKPADLPSNAEIRDQVQMMARLHEGDVGHSQRLHKMRLRALWWMRQLQAFHPYLIGSVLTGHVRDGSDIDIHVFASNPQSILMHVEETGSGCQMERKRVRKDGEERVFTHIHLRDEFPVELTVYHPSLIGHRFRSSITGKAIERASLPQLQRLIELEHGQGIDQQDHALEEAECQVDRFQLYESLLWPLENVKQNLKYHPEGDALYHSLQVFEHARDEMPYDEDFLLAALLHDVGKAIDPQDHVAAGLEALDGFIQPRTAWLIEHHMLAHQLRDRTLGARARRRLVEHPWHDDLVTLSDADRLGRQQGVQVDDVGDALDYIRSLETMFG; via the coding sequence ATGGCATCACCCAAATTGCGTTATGCAATCGCCTGGGAAGCAGCTCGGCTGCTGTACGATCACGAAGAATCCGAATACTACCGAGCCAAGCTGAAGGCGGCGCGGCGGGTTCAAAAATCTTGGGTCAAACCGGCCGATCTCCCTAGCAATGCGGAGATCCGGGACCAAGTTCAGATGATGGCGCGGTTGCATGAAGGGGACGTTGGGCATTCCCAACGGCTGCACAAGATGCGGCTGCGAGCGCTGTGGTGGATGCGTCAGTTGCAGGCGTTCCATCCCTATCTGATCGGCAGCGTTCTGACCGGGCACGTCCGCGATGGATCGGACATCGACATCCATGTCTTCGCCAGCAATCCGCAGTCGATCTTGATGCACGTCGAAGAGACGGGTAGCGGTTGCCAGATGGAGCGCAAGCGAGTTCGCAAGGATGGCGAGGAACGGGTCTTCACGCACATCCATCTCCGCGACGAATTTCCCGTCGAACTGACGGTCTACCATCCCTCCCTGATCGGCCATCGATTCAGGAGTTCGATCACGGGGAAGGCGATCGAGCGGGCCAGCCTGCCGCAGTTGCAGCGGTTGATCGAACTGGAGCACGGCCAGGGGATCGATCAGCAGGATCATGCGTTGGAGGAAGCCGAATGCCAAGTCGATCGGTTCCAGCTATACGAGTCGTTATTGTGGCCGCTGGAGAACGTCAAGCAGAACCTGAAGTATCATCCCGAGGGAGATGCTCTTTATCACAGCTTGCAAGTCTTCGAACACGCTCGCGACGAGATGCCTTACGACGAGGACTTTCTGTTGGCGGCGCTGCTGCACGACGTTGGCAAGGCGATCGATCCCCAGGACCATGTCGCCGCGGGGCTCGAAGCGCTCGACGGATTTATCCAACCGCGAACCGCTTGGTTGATCGAGCACCACATGTTGGCTCACCAGTTGCGCGATCGAACACTCGGCGCCCGGGCGCGTCGCCGGTTGGTGGAACATCCTTGGCACGATGACTTAGTGACGCTCTCGGATGCCGATCGGCTGGGACGCCAGCAGGGAGTGCAGGTGGATGATGTCGGCGATGCGCTCGACTATATCCGCAGCCTGGAAACGATGTTTGGTTAG
- a CDS encoding neutral/alkaline non-lysosomal ceramidase N-terminal domain-containing protein, protein MLRCAPFCLLLIAAAIAPLDATAAEKPTFQAGAAMVDITPPLGELVVGGWAPIPAQHIHDPLHAKCLILDDGKNRIGFVVCDNVGISREIWDEAREQIDQAGAIAGENLLMSATHTHSATRATSEKYRPILVAGVVKAVAEAIENLEPAKIGWGSGEEPSEVFNRRWHIGDEKQRRNPFGGVDTVRMNPPSGHPTLIKPAGPVDPEISFISVQSIDGRPISLLANYSLHYVGGVGKGEVSADYFGVFSERIGELLKASDSDKPFVGILTNGTSGDVNNINFRDRGRPYKPYEKMTEVAHKVADKVIDAHAKIEFQEWVPLSFAHRDLPLKVRKPDAEMQEYFASIKALPEGTKEYHRHQKTYAGRAQRLLEGPDQWDVLLQAVRIGDLTIAAIPFEVFTQIGLDVKQKAPFDDAFTIELANGGYGYLPTPAQHKLGGYETWMGTNRVQLDASDRITETLLELMQDLK, encoded by the coding sequence ATGCTGCGCTGTGCCCCGTTCTGTCTGTTGTTGATCGCCGCCGCGATCGCTCCCCTCGATGCCACCGCCGCGGAAAAGCCGACGTTTCAGGCGGGTGCCGCGATGGTCGATATCACGCCTCCGCTTGGCGAACTGGTCGTCGGCGGCTGGGCTCCGATCCCCGCTCAACATATCCACGACCCATTGCACGCGAAGTGTTTGATCCTGGACGACGGCAAGAACCGGATCGGTTTTGTCGTCTGCGACAACGTTGGGATCTCGCGCGAGATCTGGGACGAAGCGCGCGAGCAGATCGATCAAGCCGGCGCGATCGCCGGTGAAAATCTGCTGATGTCCGCAACACACACGCACAGCGCAACGCGAGCGACTTCGGAAAAGTACCGCCCGATTCTGGTTGCCGGAGTCGTCAAAGCAGTCGCCGAAGCGATCGAGAATCTCGAACCCGCCAAGATCGGCTGGGGTTCGGGGGAAGAGCCATCGGAAGTCTTCAACCGCCGCTGGCACATCGGCGATGAAAAGCAGCGTCGCAATCCGTTTGGCGGCGTCGATACAGTTCGCATGAATCCACCCAGCGGCCACCCGACCCTGATCAAGCCGGCGGGCCCCGTCGATCCGGAGATCTCGTTCATCAGCGTTCAATCGATCGATGGCCGCCCGATTTCGCTGTTGGCCAATTATTCGTTGCACTACGTCGGCGGCGTGGGCAAAGGAGAGGTCTCGGCTGACTACTTTGGCGTCTTCTCGGAGCGGATCGGCGAGCTACTGAAGGCTTCCGACAGCGACAAACCTTTTGTTGGCATCCTGACCAACGGAACCAGCGGCGATGTCAACAACATCAACTTTCGCGACCGCGGCCGCCCCTACAAGCCTTACGAAAAGATGACCGAGGTCGCACACAAAGTGGCCGACAAGGTGATCGACGCGCACGCCAAGATCGAATTCCAGGAATGGGTGCCACTGAGCTTTGCTCACCGCGACCTGCCACTGAAGGTCCGCAAACCAGACGCCGAGATGCAGGAGTATTTTGCATCGATCAAAGCGTTGCCCGAGGGAACCAAAGAGTACCACCGACACCAGAAAACCTACGCCGGCCGCGCCCAGCGACTGCTGGAAGGTCCCGACCAATGGGATGTGCTGTTGCAAGCGGTGCGAATCGGCGACCTGACGATCGCCGCGATCCCGTTTGAAGTCTTCACGCAGATCGGGTTGGACGTCAAACAGAAAGCTCCTTTTGACGACGCCTTTACGATCGAACTGGCCAACGGCGGCTACGGCTACCTCCCCACACCGGCTCAACACAAACTGGGCGGCTACGAAACCTGGATGGGAACCAACCGCGTTCAACTGGACGCCTCGGACCGCATCACCGAGACTCTGTTAGAATTGATGCAGGATCTGAAGTAG
- a CDS encoding DUF3800 domain-containing protein produces the protein MLVFFDESGDTGMKLGAGSSRYFVVTGVLFLDRDEALRCDQAIDRFRQKSGASGREFKFAKMPDAFRLQFFQAVQSFEFLYSTFVLDKSLISGPGFHDSRSCYKYSTRLLFENMAPHLRDAIVVLDRCGNRDFVNQLKKYLKTHANAGERHAVKKVKTDDSHKNNLVQLADMVCGAVARCYSSSAGNRRQFRRLIEHNELEVRIWPTATDAT, from the coding sequence ATGCTTGTATTCTTTGATGAATCCGGCGACACCGGAATGAAGCTCGGTGCGGGGTCGTCGCGATATTTTGTTGTGACCGGCGTGCTGTTTCTCGACCGGGATGAAGCCCTGCGGTGCGATCAGGCAATTGACCGATTCCGACAAAAGTCAGGCGCGTCTGGTCGCGAATTCAAGTTTGCCAAAATGCCCGATGCGTTCCGGTTGCAATTCTTCCAGGCGGTGCAGTCGTTTGAATTTCTGTACTCGACCTTTGTGCTCGACAAGTCGCTGATTTCGGGGCCAGGGTTTCACGATAGTCGATCGTGCTACAAATATTCGACTCGGCTGCTGTTCGAGAACATGGCTCCCCATCTACGCGACGCGATCGTGGTGCTGGATCGATGCGGCAATCGCGACTTCGTCAATCAACTGAAGAAGTACTTAAAGACTCACGCCAATGCGGGAGAGCGGCATGCGGTCAAGAAAGTGAAGACGGATGATTCGCACAAAAACAATCTCGTCCAACTGGCCGACATGGTTTGCGGTGCCGTTGCGAGATGCTACAGCAGCAGCGCCGGGAACCGACGGCAGTTTCGTCGCTTGATCGAGCACAACGAATTGGAGGTGCGGATTTGGCCGACAGCAACGGACGCTACCTGA
- a CDS encoding DUF11 domain-containing protein — MPSLAFLRIQASSLYALGLLGLSIATSGCQSLAPAPSQPMAQRASQPAQPHPAQQFASAPTAAPAMPPAPQATAAGQPAAAPNGNAAAGVALVTHQQLVATPGGQTEVTAPTYTPDNYPGVYETAGFRNRLSSGLAGGACTACNGGCATCMPDNTGCACCGTAQCPTPMVCQFPGDPNEYLCDGGDRMPSARVLLNNDVGGLGLEDTIVHYETQDGLTYVEPSNRVCVYAPRFAAVRKVTSAVTGENVLATQRVDLPRGPIGIDLRQPSSAVMQPLGPERNVRTMGPDALRDRNRGVPAENVVQPLLAEDVIAVLAGLSIIEQGVLRDADKPWLAKAGQAAIAWSSEEGAQVVIDEEVVGIATNDQKPEELKIFEVGKGRVRLIKLADKQNALPGEFVHFVLRFDNVGDQPVSNVAILDNLTTRLEYVEGSQTCTKGANFSAQDNEGQSLRLRWELTETLGVGEGCVIRFKCKVR, encoded by the coding sequence ATGCCATCGCTTGCCTTCCTCCGCATCCAAGCGTCGTCGCTCTACGCTCTCGGCCTACTCGGATTGTCGATCGCAACAAGCGGTTGCCAGTCGCTGGCCCCTGCTCCATCGCAACCGATGGCGCAGCGAGCGAGCCAACCGGCGCAACCGCATCCGGCACAGCAATTTGCGTCGGCGCCAACCGCTGCCCCCGCGATGCCACCCGCACCACAAGCGACCGCTGCCGGGCAACCGGCTGCGGCACCGAACGGCAATGCCGCTGCGGGAGTCGCGTTGGTCACGCACCAGCAATTGGTCGCGACGCCCGGCGGACAGACCGAAGTCACCGCGCCGACCTATACGCCCGACAACTACCCCGGTGTCTATGAGACTGCCGGATTCCGGAATCGCCTCTCCAGCGGCTTGGCCGGCGGCGCCTGCACCGCTTGCAACGGCGGCTGTGCGACCTGCATGCCCGACAACACAGGATGCGCCTGCTGTGGGACGGCTCAATGCCCAACGCCGATGGTCTGCCAATTCCCCGGCGATCCAAACGAATACTTGTGCGATGGTGGCGACCGGATGCCGAGCGCTCGCGTGTTGTTGAACAACGACGTCGGCGGCTTGGGGCTGGAAGACACGATCGTTCATTATGAAACTCAAGACGGGCTGACGTACGTCGAACCTAGCAACCGCGTCTGCGTTTACGCACCGCGATTTGCCGCCGTTCGCAAAGTCACCTCCGCCGTGACCGGCGAAAACGTTTTGGCGACGCAGCGTGTCGATCTGCCTCGCGGCCCGATCGGGATCGATCTGCGTCAACCGAGCAGCGCTGTCATGCAGCCGTTGGGACCCGAACGCAACGTCCGCACGATGGGCCCCGATGCGTTGCGTGATCGCAACCGTGGTGTGCCAGCAGAAAACGTCGTGCAACCGTTGCTAGCCGAAGATGTGATCGCCGTCCTGGCGGGACTCTCGATCATCGAACAGGGCGTGCTTCGCGATGCCGACAAACCTTGGCTTGCAAAAGCCGGGCAGGCTGCGATCGCGTGGAGCAGCGAAGAGGGAGCTCAAGTCGTGATCGACGAAGAAGTTGTTGGGATCGCAACCAACGACCAGAAGCCTGAAGAGCTGAAGATCTTCGAAGTCGGCAAGGGCCGCGTTCGTCTGATCAAACTGGCCGACAAGCAGAACGCATTGCCGGGCGAGTTTGTTCACTTCGTCTTGCGATTCGACAACGTTGGCGACCAACCGGTCAGCAACGTCGCGATCCTCGACAACCTGACGACCCGACTGGAATACGTCGAAGGAAGTCAGACCTGCACCAAGGGAGCGAACTTCAGTGCTCAAGACAACGAGGGGCAATCGCTGCGACTGCGATGGGAGCTGACCGAAACCCTCGGCGTTGGCGAAGGCTGCGTGATCCGCTTCAAGTGTAAGGTCCGCTAA